The genomic interval CCAAGAGTTTTTGCGTGTTAAACTCGGTGTTGTTGGCGATGCGATCGATCTCCGCTATCAACTGGTCTACTTCTTTCTGCAGTTCAGCACGGTCGTTGCTATTATTCGTGTCGTTGGCAGACTGCACTGCCAGCTCGCGCATACGCTGCAAAATGGAATGAGTTTCATTCAGGACACCCTCTGCCGTTTGAATTAAGGATATTCCATCCTGCGCGTTCTTGGCAGCCATTTCCAGGCCCCGAATCTGCCCCCGCATTTTTTCACTGATAGCCAAACCCGCCGCATCGTCACCAGCACGATTGATACGCAGGCCCGATGATAATTTCTCCAGAGACTTATTCTGGAGTACATTGTTCGCTGACAATTGACGATACGTGTTCAGACTGGCGATGTTGTGGTTAATCCTCATTTTTCCTTCCTCCTTGAAGATTTTTTCGCCCGGGCGTCCGTGCCCGGCGTTTATTCAACAGATTGGTTTACTCTGCTTTGGCCCTGACTGATTACTGCTCAGCCGCCACTTCACCTCCTCCCCTGGGCCGACAGCGTTATGGTCCAAATTGACCTGGTCAATTTGGACAACCTACTTAAAATATCGAAGGCGACCGCGCCGCCCTTTATCTGTAACCACCGTTAATTTTCGCCGATAAGATTTAAAATCCATCGAAATGTCAATCATTCATCTTTTTTCTCGTTTTTTATCTCTCTGGCTATTTCTTGCAGCAGTTGATCAATTTTACCCGGTCCGGGTACAGACAGAGCGGCCGCCCGGTTCTGCTCCTGGATGGCCTGGTAGACTTCGCGCCGGTAGACACGCACCGAACGGGGCGCCTGCACACCCAGGCGCACCTGGTCGCCCTGGATCTCCACCACCGTCACTTCGATTTCATCGCCGATCATGATGCTTTCGTTCAGTTTTCTGGACAAGACAAGCATACGTTCCTCCAACTCGCCCTAGCGAGATTTACTCCCATTTATAGCTATAAAAACAGATTATGTTATATCTCGCCAACAATAAAAAAACAAAGGGACCAGTCCCGTATAAAACTGCGTGCGTGCTCTGCTTTCGCCCAGCACAAGAACCTTAAGGTTTCATCCAGGTAATCCCATGCCCAGAGGCTCACTATACGCTCTATATCTTGACCACTTTTAAACATTTACTAAGAGCAAAAGGAGTTAGTTTTTCATGTCCAATCCCTACCACCACTACAGCTAACCACCCAGATACCCTGTTATCAGTTCTCCCTTCAATAGCTGCAGGAAGTAGCCGCCCATACCGCGGTCATCGTCTTAGCCCCCGACACAGGCCCTCACTTCCCCCGCCCGCGCTGGCGAACCGACTGCCACTGTCTCCGCAGTAGCCGCCGACTCAGGAAAGACACAATGGCGGGTCGTGTAGCCGCTCCCGTTCAAGATGACCTGCCGGGCCCGTCTGGCCGCCACGTTAATTACCACCGGGGCCAGGAGGTTGGCCGTCATCAACCGCGGGTCGGCCGGTACCGTCAGGATAACCAGGACCTCCACCTCCCCGTCTCCTGCCGTCAGGCCAATTTCCTCCAGTTCGTCCGGTGGGATCACCGGCTGATAATCAGGGAAAAAACGCTGCGGCCAGGTCACAACAAACGCCACCTCGGATCGTTCCAGCGACTGCAGGAAGTAAAAAGGGCTGTCATCCCCGTGCGGCAGCAGGACATACCGGCGGGTGTCCGCAAAACCGGGTAGCCCGGCGGGAAATTCAATTATTCTGGTTTCATCAACCTCAATCTCGCCAAAGTGGCGCGTCTGGATCAGCATACGCATGTACCTCCCCGTATCGCACTAGCGCCCAAGATAGTTACCATGTCCGCAGGCGACCGGCGGCACCGCCCCAGCCGGGCGCCGGCGCTATTTTCGGCAGCCACACCCGCCCTGTCGCCCCTGGGCCGGATCTGCGCCGTCACACCCGGACATCAACATTCCCACCCACATACCGAATCTCCAGCACCGGCGGCTGGCGCAGGTACCCCCGCACCACACCCCGGCGCAGCTCCACGTCTACACACCCCGGCTTCAGGTCGACCGTCACCTCGCCCGGTGCGTAGTGCTGCTCTCCGGGGACCTCCCGCCACCGGATCTCAGGCGGGTGCTGCGGCACCAGGCCCACGTCGAACTCGTCGTCGGGCGTGGTGTTCTCCCGCGCGATGTTGGCGATCGCGTCTGTCTCCCCCGTTTCGATCGCCGCCAGCCGATCGCCCTCCTCGGCAATCTTGGCCGTCGCCTCCACCGCCACCGCCGCTCCCTGCGCCGCCCAAGCATGCCAGAAACGGTTCGGGTCGTACAACCCCAGGTCCTCCCGGGCGGCGGTGGTGTCAATGTCAAGCTCCAGTCGGTCGGGGCGCACAGACAGCACCGGCTGGGTGTGGTTAACCGCGAAGCGGTGGTGGGTGACGGCAATCTGGAGAAAAGGTGCGGTTAGCTCCAGACCGAGCCGGCCCCAGATCTGGTCGATGCGCAGCAGCACCTTGATAACCTCCTGTGAAAAGTCCAATGAAACCAAAAACACCGAAAAAACATAAAACTTGATAATCCTTAACAAATAGTTCGTCAAAGCTTAAAACTAACATCGTAATAGTCTAAAACACAAAAAAGAGACAAAACCCTTGAAACCCAGTTTCCTATTCTGTTTTCGACATTCCAGAACGCCCAAAACACAAAGTAATAAAGCCACAAAATCCTCAAAAATCACGAAAACCCCTTCAGGCGCTCCCGAAAATCTGGTCACCGTTTACCAATACCTTAAACCATTACGCCCGATAGAATCACCGTTTTCCACGAATTTATACCAGCCTCAACCAAACCATAACGTTAACCCGCCTCTTCCCTACCGCAAAAAATCCACCAGGGTCGGCTGGATGATCCGCGCCCCCGCGGCCAGCGAGGCCCGGTAGACGTTTTCCTGCATCTTCAGGTTCATGATCACTTCCGCCAGGTCAGCGTCTTCGCTCTGGGCCAGCAACTCCGTATAGTTTTTCTCCAGGTCTTCTAAGCGCGTCTGGTGCAGTTCCAGGCGGTTGAGCTTCGCCCCGACCACTGCCCGCTCATTTAAAACATTATCAATGTTCTGGTCAATTTCCTGCAAACGCTGGTTAAGCCCGGCAGTATCTCCGCTCACCAGGTTATCCGACAGGTCTTTGAGCACCTTGAAAAGCCGTGGCGTGCCTCCCGTACCGTTAAAAATCACGCTCCCCGGCGAATTCACCGTCAGCAGCGCCCCCTGGGCCACTTCCAGCCGGAATTCCTGGTCGTTCCCCTGCCAGCCCGTCCCTGTACTTAAGTCATAGGTCGTCGGGTCATAGGGTGGCGCCGTGGTGTTAGTGCCACCGAATATGTACTTGGCGCCATAGGTGGTGTTCGCGATCTGTCCCACCTGCTCGGCCAGCTGGTCCACCTCTTTGGCGATCGCCGCCCGGTCCGTCGGTGCCAGACTGCCGTTGGCGCCGTAGACCGTCAGTTCCCGCACCCGCTGCAGGATGCTGGTCAGGCTGTCCAGGGCGCTGTCCGCTGTATTCAGCCAGTTGCCGGCCTCGCGCACCTTCTCCAGATATTCGTTGACCTCGGCCAGGTTGGTCCGCCAGCGCAAGGTATTCGTCACCGCGATCGGATTGTCGGAAGGCACCTGCACTGTGCGCCCCGAAGCCAATTTTTCTTCCGTCTCGTCCAGCACGTTCATGTTCCGGTACAGGTTGCGCATCAGGTTATTCACCATCATGTTGTTCGTAATCCGCATGACCATTCACCTACCTTCCCACTACGCCCAGCCGGCTGATCAGGATCTCCAGCATCTCGTCCACCGCGGTGATCAGCCGGGCCGCGGCTCCATAAGCATGTTGGAACCGGATCATGTTGGTCATCTCCTCGTCGATGGACACCCCCGCCGTCTGCTGCCGCTTGTTGTCCAGCTGTTGCAGCAAAACCTCCTGGTTTTTGCACATTCGCCTGGCCTCTTGAGCATCCACCCCGATCTGGGCCACCGCCGAGCGCCAGTAGTCGTCAAATGACGCATTACCCATCATCGTCACATCGTGTTTCAAGGCCGCCAGGGCCAGGGCATTGCTGCCATCACCCGGCTGGCCACGGACATTGCCGTCGGGTAATGTTTCAACCTGGGTCGCCGCCGCCAGTTTATCGAGGTTATCCCTGACCGCCGGGTTCAGGTCAATGAATGACGCCCACGACACAAAGGTATCCCCTGGAAAATCCGCCGGCTCCTTAAACAGCTTCACGTGTTCGTACACCCCGCCGGTACTGGTGTCCAATCCGTACCCCTGTTCATGAACCTCGTTCATCTTTTTCGTGATGGCTTCCGCCAGGGCATCGAGTTTCTGGCGCAGGTCGGGGACCATCCCCGTATGTTTCGTCCCGTCCCAGGTGCCGCGCGCCTCGATCAATCCTTTTATGCTCCCACCCCGCAGATCAACCGGCTGCTCATCGACCGCCCAGACCATGTTGTAAAATCCGCGGGGATCACTCTCGTCACGTTTGGCGATCACACCGTAAGCCTGAACATCGTGCACCAGCACCCGGCCGCCAAGATAAATATTGACCAACCCCGATTGTTCCACCCGGATTTGGACATCCACTAACCGCGTCAGTTGGTCAATCAGATAGTCACGCTGGTCGTACAGGTCGTTCGGCTCCTGTCCTGATACTTTAATATTCAGGATCTGCTGGTTCAAGTCGGCGATTTGCGTCGCCAGGGAATTAACCTCCCGCACCTGGACCTCCACCGACTGGTTCAGGTCCTCCTGCAGTTCCTGGTACTGCTTGTCCATGTGGTGGAAAGTTTCTGCCAGGGCAATGGCGCTCTGGATCACCGTGGAACGCGCAGCCCGGCTCTCGGGTGACTCAGAAAGTTTCTGCAGCGACACCCAGAATTGGTCCATCACGCTGCGCAGGCCACTGTCGGAAGGTTCATTGATAATCAATTCCACCTTGTCCAGGGCCTCCTGCTTGCTGGCCCAGTAGCCGGCTGTGGTATTCTCTTTTCGGTACTGGGCGTCGGCAAAATTGTCCCGCAGGCGGCGGATCTGCTCAATCGTCACCCCGGTGCCCATCTGGCCAATCCCGGTCGTCAAATCATTGACCGGGGGAGTGGCCACCAGCACCGCCTCCTGCCGCGTGAACCCCGGTGTATTCGCGTTAGCAATGTTGTGCCCCGTCACATTCAGGGCTGCCTGCTGGGTAATAACTGCTTTCCGGCCGATTTCCAAACCGAAAAAACTCATCTGTCGCCCTCTTCTCCTCAAAAATATATAATCTTATCCCTACACCTTCACATCCAGAATTCTGGCCTCCTGGCACGATGGTTTATCCGCCGCCGCTTCCGCCGTGTAGACGCCATCCCCCTGGGGCTCAGTTAACAAGCGCAAGGTGTACTCGACCCAGTCCATGGCCTGCCGGAGCAGACTGGCGTTTTCCCGGTTTGTCTCCTGGAGTTCAGTGACAGTCCGCATCAAATCGTCGCGCAGGTTAAATAAAGGTTTAGCCTGCTCGGGCGGCAATTTTTCCAGGAGACTGGTCACCGTCAGTTCATCGGCTGACAGGCCGAACAGCTCGGCCAGTCTGGTCTGACAGTCCCGCCGCCCGTCCTCCAAACGCAACCCCTGGATCACCAGCTGCTCTTCTAATTGGTTCGCCTTCTCCAGTTCTTGGAGATTACCCTCGATGATGTGCTGCTGTTTCGCCCGGGCCAAGCCGGCCAGTTTGCGGTAAAGCTGATGCTGCTGGCGCATAATCTCGGTCAGTTGCGCAACGGTTTCTTGCACGCCGGCTCACTCCTTTTTAAACCAATTCATCCACCAGTCGTCGGCCCAACAGCTTCTCCGCGATCTCTTCACTGGAAACGGAATACGCGCCTTTCTCGATCGCTTCTTTCAATTCCCTGACCCGGTCCTCACGGATGTCCGGGGTCTCCCGGACCTTCTGGGCCGCCAGTTGAATGGCCTTTCCCTGTTCGGATAGTACCAGCTCATCGGCTTTCCCCGTCCCCCCAGGCGCCTCCTTCCGGCCCGGGGCGTTAACCTTCATCTGCTGACCGTAAATTTTCAAGAAATGATTAATTTGGTTACTGGAAATGATCATTTGTCTGCACCTACTTCTTTATAATATCCGTCCGCCACTTCTGTTCGCTCTTCGACCGCTTGACTGGCTGTTCTTTCTCTACCGGCCGGGTCAATCGTTTAATGTTCCGCGTCAGTTCGTCTCGACACGCTTCGCACAGTCGCCCGGCCGAGATTGGGCAACCGCAGCTTTCACACTCCAGCACTCCCTCCGTAATTAACCCCTTGGCAATCAGCCGGCCATCTTTTAAAAAACGAATAATCTTGTCGGCCCCTACCCCGGTGGCCTCGCTAACCTCTGTAATCGTCGGATTACGGTGTTCGCGCACGTACTCCCGCACCAGTTCGAACTCCTTTTCCTCCTCCTCCAGGCAGGCTGGGCAGAGATTTTGACCGACGAAGGCAAACAAGCGTCCACACTCAGGACAGTTGCGCAGGTCCACCCTTGTTCCCTCCTTATTCACTTTAAAATATATTATCGTTAAATCCTGGGCAAAACTTTAGCCCAAATCTACAGCCATTATTTCCCACGCCCCGCCGCAACCACGGCCACCAGCACTTGACGTGCGCCAGCCTCCATCAGCACCCGGCTGCACTCGCCCGCGGTTGAACCAGTAGTCAGCACATCATCAACCAATAATACCCTTTTCTCCCTGACCATCGTCGGCTGTTTCACGGCAAAGGCACCGGTCAAGTTATGCTGGCGTTCTTCTCTCCCCAACTCCGTCTGCGCCGGGGTATCAATCAACCGCACCAGGGCCCCCTTCCCAAACGGCAAACCCAATTCCCTGGCCAAAGTTTGACCTAGCAGCTCCGCTTGATTGAAGCCGCGCCGCCGGTATTTGGCCTGATGCAAGGGAACCGGGACGACCACCTCGGCCGCACCGAACGCGGGCTCTCCCTGCACGGCTTCCGCTATTAATTGGCCCAATGGTCTGGCCAGCCAGCGTTTTTTCTGGTACTTCAGTCGATGCACAACCTCTTTGAGACGGCCTTCATAAGGACCAACCGCTCGCGCCAGGGTGTAGGTAGGCCGGGACATTTGACAATCAAGGCAAAATAACGGCTGAGAAAATGGCCCCAGTTCCCCGTGAAGAAACTTACCGCATCGTCGACAGATCGGCCCGGCCCGCTGGTGCGCCAGTTCCCGGGCGCAATCAGCACAACAGGGTACAGGGCCCAGGGAGGACAGGACCCGGTCACAGAAAGGACAGTTTACAGGGTGCGGATAAATCAGCTCAAGCAAGGCCTCCCAGAGGGTGTTCATTCGCCGACTCCTTAAAACAGCTTCTGCTAATAGCTTAACGAAAATAACAGGAAAGAGCAATAACAACCAGGGCAGCTAAAAAGGCCGCGTCAGATCGACCGGCCTCTTTTCTTAAACAACGACCTGATTTCCTGCCTATTCCATTTTGGCCAGTTGCTCGTAGAGATACTCGTTCAAAACCTTGATGTAGGTTCCCTTCATCCCCAGCGACCGTGCCTGGATTACGCCCGCACTCTCCAATTTCCGCAGGGCGTTCACAATCACGGAGCGCGTCAACATGTATTTATCGGCCAGACGAATCGCGACGACAAACCCTTCGTCACCCTCTAATTCCTTAAAGATATATTTGACGGCTTCGATTTCGGAATAAGATAGTACCGCCAAAGCCTGCGCTACCGCTTCTCGCTTCCGGTTTTCTCGCTCATTACGCTCACTGATCTGGCGCAAGATTTCCAGACCGATCACCGCCGCACCGTGCTCGGCCAGGATCGTGTCCTCGGTGGAAAAAGCCTTCCGTTTGACCAGCCCCAGTGTACCTAAACGTTTCTGTCCGCTGTGGATCGGGATGATCGTCAGAAAAGCCTCGACTAAGGGGTAGTTGACCGCGACTTCATTAAAATTAGACAGCCACTCCATATACTCGGGCTTGATTCCTCTTTGGTCGCAGATGCGTCCATCCAGTTCTGGGCGCGGAACGCCGGGCCATTTATAGTATCCCAGCTTCTGCCCCTGGTCATCCAATATATAGACTGCCGCTTCTGTCAACTCGCTCAGGGTCCGGGCCATTTCATCAAAATCCGCTGGTTGCTCCGATTGGTGTTGGATGCTTTTGTTTAAAATCCGGGTTTTCTGCAACAGTCCTTCCAGTTCCAATAACCTTCTCTCCTTCCCATCCCCCAGATAGACAAAACTATTATTTTTTGAATATTTCGTCACTCAACCTGAATTTCCTGCCTGCTGCAAAATTTTTTAAAAAAAAGGGGACAGGCTACTTTTTTGCAAAGCAAAAAAGTAGCCTGTCCCCTTTTTTACTTAATCAGGGCGGTGAGTTTCAGGAGGTCGCCAACCCGGGTGTTAGAAGAGCGGACTGTCCCCGCCGGTAGTTCGATCACCATCTTCGCCTCGGGAATCTTGGGGCTGATCACAAATGGCTGCATCTCTTCTATCACAAAGAGGACCTGGAATTCTCTGTCTACAAACAAGACGTCAATGGCAAACCGCATGAAACAAGTGTGAATTGCCCGGCAGGGAGTAAGGAGCAAGCCCGACCCGTGCGGCATCTCCGGTCGTCCCAGTAATCCCCGGCAGCGCCGCCAAAAAGTATTGGCCAATTCCACCTGACTGGCCAGCGTCACCTGCCTGGTCACATTGTAAAGCTCCACCCCGCCCACCTCCTATCGCCCAAAAACCTTGAGCATCTGCAGTACCGCGGGTCCCAGCAGAACGATGAAAATAGTAGGGAAAATAAACAGTACCAGCGGGAACAGCATCTTAATCGGAGCCTTCATCGCTTTTTCCTCCGCCCGCTGCCGCCGCTGCCGGCGCATCTGCTCGGATTGCAGGCGTAAAACATTGCCGATGCTCACCCCCAACTGATCGGCCTGGACCATCGCCCCGACAAACGTGGTCAGGTCATCGACACCTGTGCGGTCCGCCAGGTCGCGCAAGGCCTCCCGCCGCGGTTTACCCATCCGGATTTCCTGCAGCAGCCGCCCAAATTCAGCCGCCAGCACCCCGTCAGTTTTTTCGATAACCTTCTGTAAAGCCCCGTCAAAAGCTAAACCCGCCTCCACGCTCACCGTGAGTAAATCCAGCACATCGGGCAAACGTTTGACCAGTTCTTCCTGCCGTTGTTGGGTCCGGAAACGCAGGTAAATTTCTGGGCCTAAAACAGCCAACCCAGCCACCAGGGCAGTCAAGAGCAAACCAGCGCTCAGGCGCCAGTGCCAGGGGATAGTCGCCAACGCGACCGCCACCGCGAGCAGCCCTAAACCGTACTGGATAGCCAGAAACTCGTTGGCTGACAAATTGCCCGGGTTGCCGGCCATGGCCAGCTTGTGCTGAAGCCCCGCCCTCTTCCTGGACGGCATCAGCTTCTCCATGCGGCCGGCCATTTTCCTCAGGAAGGGGCGAATTACCCGGTCGGCAAAAGGCTGGTTCAACTTTTCATAAACCTCTTCCCGCTGCTCAGTGTTACGCTGCCACTGGTTTAAGCGGGATAAAACAGCCAGACGTTCGCGGTACAGGTACTGCCAGAAGGCCAGAGTAAAGAGCGACGCGGTCAGGCCTGCACTGCAGGTAACAAGCCAAATCACATTTGATCACTCCAAAGCTTGATATTAAATATTGATATTAAATAATTTCACTATTAGGTCAGCCCTCATACCTCGATATTGACAATTTTCTTGATCAACATAGCCCCCACGATCTCGGAAACAATCCCGGCCACCACGATCGCGTTCCCCAGCGGTTCGGTGAACAGTGGCTTAATATAACCAGGGTTGATTAATAGAATCATCCCGACCACTCCCAGAGGTAACAAGCCGATAATCAGTCCGGAAATTCGTCCCTGGGCGGTTAAAGTCCGGATTTCCCCTTTAATCCGGATGCGTTCCCGGATGGTCAAGGAAATGTTATCCAAAACCTCCGCCAGATTCCCCCCCACCTGCCGCTGAATCAGGACCGCAGTCACGATCAGATCCAGGTCGTCGCTGGCCACCCTTTTATGCAGATTCAGCAACGCTTCTTCGGTGGTTGTCCCCAGGTTTATTTCCCGCAGGACAAGCCCGAATTCATCAGCGATCGGCGCCGGCATCTCCCGGCTGACCATCTCCATCGCCTGGAGGAAACTGTAACCAGCACGGAGTGAATTGGTCATCACGGTCAGCGCCTCGCCGAGCTGCTGGTTAAACCTGACCAACCGTCTGGCCCTGGCCCGGCCGACCAGCAGCGGGGGAACCAGCCAGCCCAGCACCCCCAGCACAGTCGCTGAAGCTATGTTTTCGGTCAGCAGCCAGCCCAACCCCAGAGCCCCCAGACCCGCCAGCAGGTTGAGCAGGATAAATTCCTCGCCGCGCAGCGGGATGTCGGCCCGCATCAACTCCTGCTCGATCCGGCGGGTGAAGGCACGCGCCGCGAAAATCTGGCTGGCCTGCCGGAGCAAGGCGCGCCAGGTTAACTTTTTTTGCCGGGGAAGGTCACCTCGGGGACGCGCCGGCGTGGTCTGCCCCGCAGTATATCGCCGCAGCCGCTCATGGATCGCCTGTCGCCGGGCCCCGATTAACCCGAACAGGGCGATGGCCAGCATGGTCGCGGTGAGAAAAGCAAAAACGGTAATGATCCCGATCAGCATCCATGGTCATCCTTTCGCCATTGCTGCTTACCATAAAAAGGGCCACATCCATATCCGAAAAATCCCCTATATCCGAAAAATCTCCGCCGGCAGCTTGATCCCGGCCGCCTCCAGACGGTCGATAAATTTTGGCCGAATACCGGTGGCCCGGAAACGGCCGATGATCCGCCCGTGGTCATCAACCCCCTGCTGCTCGTACACAAAAATATCCTGCAGGACGATCACATCGCCCTCCATCCCCTGGACTTCGGTCAAATAGGTTATTTTGCGGCTGCCGTCACGCAGGCGGCTCTGGTGGACGATCAGGTCAAGCGCCGAGGCGATCTGTTCCCTGATCGCCCGCACCGGCAGCTCCATCCCCGCCATCAGCACCATCGTCTCCAGGCGAGCTAGCAAATCCCGGGGAGAGTTGGCGTGCGCGGTAGTCAGCGAACCATCATGCCCCGTGTTCATCGCCTGCAGCATGTCCAGAGCCTCACCACTGCGCACCTCGCCCACCACGATCCGGTCGGGCCGCATCCGCAGGGAGTTGCGCACCAGGTCGCGGATGGTGATCGCCCCTTTCCCTTCAATGTTCGCCGGGCGGCTTTCCAGACTGATGACGTGTTCCTGGTGCAACTGAAGTTCAGCCGCATCCTCAATGGTGATAATCCGCTCATCAGGCGGAATAAAAGAGGACAGGACATTGAGCGTTGTCGTCTTACCCGAACCAGTCCCGCCGGAAACTACCAGGTTAAGCCTGGCCTTAACACAAGCCTCGATAAACCTGGCCATCTCGGGGGTCAGGGTGCCAAACCGAATCAGATCTTCGATCTTGAGGGGGTCACGGGCAAACTTGCGAATCGTGATTGTTGGACCACCTAAAGCTAAAGGGGGAATAATCGCGTTGACCCGCGAACCATCCGGCAGCCGGGCGTCCACCATCGGCATACTCTCATCGATCCGCCGGCCGAGGGGAGCGACAATCTTCTCGATGATGTGCAGGACGTGCTCGTTGTCCCGGAAGGTGATATCCGTCAGCTGGAGTCGCCCATGCCGCTCAACGTAGACCTGCTTCGGCCCATTGACCATGATCTCCGAGACCGTCGGGTCCTGAATCAGGGGATTGATCGGGCCAAAACCAAAGACCTCGTCCAGGATCTCATTTAAGATCTTCTGCCGGTCGGTGCGGGAAATAAAGGCGGGCTGGCTGTCGATCACCTCATTCACGATGCTCTCCACCTGGGCGGTTAGCTGAGCATCATCCAGGTCCCGTTTGTCCTTCTCCTTCGTGGTAAGGAAATCGGCATCCAGTTCTTCGATGATCTGTTTATGAATCCGCTGCTTCAGCTCCTGGTAGGGATCGGGCCGGACTGCGGTCGGGGTTGACCGGTCGCGCCCTTTATCTACGCTTGTCCGGGCAGTGCCTTTTTCCTGTTCCAGTCGTTTCAGTAGAGACATGCTCCGCGTACCTCCAATAATACCAACAGCTATCTCCTCACCATAAAGATATGTATAAACACCTGTTTCTTCGGGGTCAGAGGCGCGGGTTTCGACCGCTACTTCGCCAACTTTCTGTTATTCATACCTGCAACGTTACCGACCGCGCCAACAGTCAGCGGACTGCTCCTCAGGCATTCATTGGGTCACTCCTCCTGGGCCTATTCCTGCCGTTTCAACGCACCCGAATGGCTCAGGGCGCTACGTCGAAATCCCTCGCCTCCTTACTCGTCAGCGCTCGCAGCTTACTATGCGGCAGCTAGGTCAAGCCCGGCCCCCCAGGAGCCGGCCCCACAGTCCGCGCTTACCCACCGCCGCCAACTCTTCCTGGCTGCCTTTGTTGTTCATCACTAGGTAAGCCAGGTCTTTCACACTCTGCGCTACCCGCGAGCCGGGGTGGCTGAGCACAAAGGGGACCCCCCGGTTCACCGCCGAAGTGACAATTTTCCCGTCGCTGGGGATCTCGGACGCGATCCGAAAATTCAAGGCCCTTTCCACATCCTCCGCCTTGATCCCCACATCACTCGTCGCCCGGGTTAAGACCAGTTTGACTTTGCCCTTGTGGTGCAGAGACTCAAGCACCTCCATGCTTAATTTGACGTTCTTGATCGTGGGTAAGTCCAGGGCCGCGACCATCAGGATCTGGTCAGCGGCATCCAGCGCCGTCAGTGTGGTCTCGTTAAAAGCAGCTGGCGTATCGATCAGAATAAAATCATACGTTTCCTTCAGCACCCCCAGGATCTTTTCGACCTGGCCAGGGCTGATCAGTTCAGCATATTCTGGTCGGTTCGGCGCCGCCAGGATCTTCACCCCCTGCTCCTCAACCAGATAATTTTCCATCAATTCCGCATCCAGCAGGTGGAACTCCTGGAGCAAGTCGGTAATGGTCCGTCTGGGCATCACGTTGAGCATGACCGCTACATCCCCAAACTGCAGGTCCAGGTCCACCACCACCACTCTGGTATTCACCTCCCGCTGCAAGCTCAGCGCCAGGTTGGTGACCAGGGTGGTTTTGCCCACCCCGCCCTTGGTGCTGAACACCGTGACCACCTGCGGCTTCGGCCGCGTCGCCTGGTCCAGGGCCCGGTGGGTCGCCTGCTGCAGCTTGCGGCGGCGTTCGAGCTCATAGACCTTACGGATGGTGTCGGCCAGCTCATCACTGCTGAACGGCTTGATCAAATACTCCCGGGCCCCGGCCATCATCGCTTTTTTCAGGTACTCCTGCTCACCCTGAACAGAAATAACAATAATGCTGGCGGTCGGCACCCGCAGGCTGATGATCTCCGTCGCTCCGATGCCGTCCAGAACCGGCATATTGATATCCATCAGGATAATAT from Bacillota bacterium carries:
- a CDS encoding type II secretion system F family protein is translated as MWLVTCSAGLTASLFTLAFWQYLYRERLAVLSRLNQWQRNTEQREEVYEKLNQPFADRVIRPFLRKMAGRMEKLMPSRKRAGLQHKLAMAGNPGNLSANEFLAIQYGLGLLAVAVALATIPWHWRLSAGLLLTALVAGLAVLGPEIYLRFRTQQRQEELVKRLPDVLDLLTVSVEAGLAFDGALQKVIEKTDGVLAAEFGRLLQEIRMGKPRREALRDLADRTGVDDLTTFVGAMVQADQLGVSIGNVLRLQSEQMRRQRRQRAEEKAMKAPIKMLFPLVLFIFPTIFIVLLGPAVLQMLKVFGR
- a CDS encoding type II secretion system F family protein — translated: MLIGIITVFAFLTATMLAIALFGLIGARRQAIHERLRRYTAGQTTPARPRGDLPRQKKLTWRALLRQASQIFAARAFTRRIEQELMRADIPLRGEEFILLNLLAGLGALGLGWLLTENIASATVLGVLGWLVPPLLVGRARARRLVRFNQQLGEALTVMTNSLRAGYSFLQAMEMVSREMPAPIADEFGLVLREINLGTTTEEALLNLHKRVASDDLDLIVTAVLIQRQVGGNLAEVLDNISLTIRERIRIKGEIRTLTAQGRISGLIIGLLPLGVVGMILLINPGYIKPLFTEPLGNAIVVAGIVSEIVGAMLIKKIVNIEV
- a CDS encoding CpaF family protein, which gives rise to MSLLKRLEQEKGTARTSVDKGRDRSTPTAVRPDPYQELKQRIHKQIIEELDADFLTTKEKDKRDLDDAQLTAQVESIVNEVIDSQPAFISRTDRQKILNEILDEVFGFGPINPLIQDPTVSEIMVNGPKQVYVERHGRLQLTDITFRDNEHVLHIIEKIVAPLGRRIDESMPMVDARLPDGSRVNAIIPPLALGGPTITIRKFARDPLKIEDLIRFGTLTPEMARFIEACVKARLNLVVSGGTGSGKTTTLNVLSSFIPPDERIITIEDAAELQLHQEHVISLESRPANIEGKGAITIRDLVRNSLRMRPDRIVVGEVRSGEALDMLQAMNTGHDGSLTTAHANSPRDLLARLETMVLMAGMELPVRAIREQIASALDLIVHQSRLRDGSRKITYLTEVQGMEGDVIVLQDIFVYEQQGVDDHGRIIGRFRATGIRPKFIDRLEAAGIKLPAEIFRI
- a CDS encoding response regulator; the encoded protein is MSRIKVLIADDIDETRENIKRLLYFEPDLAVVGEARNGEEAVKQAEKLRPDIILMDINMPVLDGIGATEIISLRVPTASIIVISVQGEQEYLKKAMMAGAREYLIKPFSSDELADTIRKVYELERRRKLQQATHRALDQATRPKPQVVTVFSTKGGVGKTTLVTNLALSLQREVNTRVVVVDLDLQFGDVAVMLNVMPRRTITDLLQEFHLLDAELMENYLVEEQGVKILAAPNRPEYAELISPGQVEKILGVLKETYDFILIDTPAAFNETTLTALDAADQILMVAALDLPTIKNVKLSMEVLESLHHKGKVKLVLTRATSDVGIKAEDVERALNFRIASEIPSDGKIVTSAVNRGVPFVLSHPGSRVAQSVKDLAYLVMNNKGSQEELAAVGKRGLWGRLLGGRA